The Brachyhypopomus gauderio isolate BG-103 chromosome 12, BGAUD_0.2, whole genome shotgun sequence genome window below encodes:
- the ptprc gene encoding receptor-type tyrosine-protein phosphatase C isoform X21, translating to MILLVIDTIATKLSPLTTSQHTVVSMDKSGNQTTSFTPSNTLQSLRTSTNMSVSPGDPSSTAPASTHPPSNSTPNIPAGTGDPSSTAPASTHPPSNSTPNTPVGTGDPSSTAPASTHPPSNSTPNIPAGTGDPSSTAPASTHPPSNSTPNTPVGTDTIATNLSPLTTSQHTVVSMDKTGNQTTSFTPSNTLQSLRTSTNMSVSPGDPSSTAPASTHPPSNSTPNTPVGTGDSLTTHPATTTPAPASTHPPSNSTPNTPVGTGDSLTTHPATTTPAPASTHPPSNSTPNTPVGTDTIATNLSPLTTSQHTVVSMDKTGNQTTSFTPSNTLQSLRTSTNMSVSPGDPSSTAPASTHPPSNSTPNIPAGDPSSTAPASTHPPSNSTPNTPVGTDITSNKTSATTQPPSNSTLNTPASTETTDSSCNTVKINPTLPTHMPATKGNKEPSPANIDPVILSTPSTSPSTSHSTSTSTATSHSTSTATSPSTSTSTATSHSTSPSTATSPSTATSPSTAISPSTAISPSTATSPSPSTSPSTTTSTSPSLSTSPSTATSPSPSTSPSPALMTTQRGSSSKECQYSINAIYQENTKQYEVNVKVENKVQNQNYSVILKNSSGGTIQEMIFNGTVYNIPFSILKPCETYTVSLDHNCTAPDKNNTILTKPWIAELPVVNFTRNIESKFKWTNKPEECSETATFRCTFNENNEFNENQTVYLEPYRNDTCTVMYPSGNFTRNFSVSFTCDLNKSEANVTVNNKSIDVQWNLTSSNCDNTKFTYTVTCETSTQNKVVHKTCSEEIHSKKLCTVEGLTYDDKYKCKFKAMYDDRKINYEHEKEIKTPSGQPKIHGLQTKNLDDNNAFQVTFSIEWNGKPRECCLKLNIDKPICNDTKINNCSFNLMNLYYFTNYTITVYAKNAGNITSVSVFTSHSTRYNYNAVFGFLVILIIITSLALLFVMYKIFNLQRRQSREVYETDHLLPLENLLHVEPISGDALVETYRKKIADEGRLFMEEFQSIPRIFSNYTVKEAKKAENQTKNRYVDILPYDYNRVSLSSGGKHDYINASFIEGYKESNKYIAAQGPKEETVEDFWRMVWEQKSSIIVMVTRCEEGNKNKCAQYWPSMERETEIFEDFVVKIKLEEKCPDYIIRQLSLMNRKEKTAERDVTHIQFMSWPDHGVPGDPGLLLKLRRRVNSFKNIFSGPIVVHCSAGVGRTGTYIGIDAMIESLESEGRVDIYGYVAKLRRQRCLMVQVEAQYVLIHTALIEYNQFGETEIPLTDFHSAVHTLKQKEGNEPSLLELEYHKLPRFKHWRLSNTAGSEENKKKNRSSIVPYDYNRVLVKLEEEDSRNSDGDDEEEYSSDEDDETTTKYINASYVDGYWCPKSLITAQGPLDNTVEDFLRMLHQKQVPAVVMLSDCTENDKEFCIQYWAEEKRSFGEMEVEVKETESTPTYIRRHLQIRNTKGKESLMTEQYHFLKWAGHELPANPLDLIDMMRSIRLKVGPGNNANAPIVVHCNDGSSRSGIFCTLWKLLDSADTEKLVDVFQMAKSMRKERLGMFTTLEQYQFLYEALQAAFPVQNGEVKKTIPSHDTVQVINEENGTTNAGQKEAAKSQTPENQAVAPPENQAVTPPENQAVTPPENQAVTPPENQAVTPPENQAVEKPDTASPSSEEGSSESSSVPEKAPSESTTNGPSVNVDI from the exons ATGATTCTTCTGGTCATAGACACAATTGCAACCAAACTTTctccactcaccacctcacaaCACACAGTTGTATCCATGGATAAATCAGGAAATCAGACTACATCCTTTACTCCATCTAATACCTTACAATCACTGCGTACATCAACAAACATGAGTGTTTCACCTg GTGACCCCTCAAGTACGGCCCCTGCttccacacatccaccctcaaacaGCACTCCCAACATCCCTGCCGGTACAG GTGACCCCTCAAGTACGGCCCCTGCttccacacatccaccctcaaacaGCACTCCCAACACCCCTGTCGGTACAG GTGACCCCTCAAGTACGGCCCCTGCttccacacatccaccctcaaacaGCACTCCCAACATCCCTGCCGGTACAG GTGACCCCTCAAGTACGGCCCCTGCttccacacatccaccctcaaacaGCACTCCCAACACCCCTGTCGGTACAG ACACAATTGCAACCAACCTTTctccactcaccacctcacaaCACACAGTTGTATCCATGGATAAAACAGGAAATCAGACTACATCCTTTACTCCATCTAATACCTTACAATCACTGCGTACATCAACAAACATGAGTGTTTCACCTg GTGACCCCTCAAGTACGGCCCCTGCttccacacatccaccctcaaacaGCACTCCCAACACCCCTGTCGGTACAG GTGACTCCTTAACCACACATCCTGCTACCACTACTCCTGCCCCTGCttccacacatccaccctcaaacaGCACTCCCAACACCCCTGTCGGTACAG GTGACTCCTTAACCACACATCCTGCTACCACTACTCCTGCCCCTGCttccacacatccaccctcaaacaGCACTCCCAACACCCCTGTCGGTACAG ACACAATTGCAACCAACCTTTctccactcaccacctcacaaCACACAGTTGTATCCATGGATAAAACAGGAAATCAGACTACATCCTTTACTCCATCTAATACCTTACAATCACTGCGTACATCAACAAACATGAGTGTTTCACCTg GTGACCCCTCAAGTACGGCCCCTGCttccacacatccaccctcaaacaGCACTCCCAACATCCCTGCCG GTGACCCCTCAAGTACGGCCCCTGCttccacacatccaccctcaaacaGCACTCCCAACACCCCTGTCGGTACAG ATATCACCTCAAACAAGACCTCTGCTACCACACAGCCACCCTCAAACAGCACTCTCAACACCCCTGCCAGTACAG AGACCACTGACTCCTCATGCAACACAGTCAAAATTAACCCCACCTtacccacacacatgcctgcCACAAAAGGTAACAAAG AGCCCTCACCCGCAAACATTGACCCAGTGATCCTTAGCACACCCTCAACCTCACCCTCAACCTCACACTCAACCTCAACCTCAACCGCAACCTCACACTCAACCTCAACCGCAACCTCACCCTCAACCTCAACCTCAACCGCAACCTCACACTCAACCTCACCCTCAACCGCAACCTCACCCTCAACCGCAACCTCACCCTCAACCGCAATCTCACCCTCAACCGCAATCTCACCCTCAACCgcaacctcaccctcaccctcaacctcaccctcaaccacaacctcaacctcaccctcactctcaacctcaccctcaactgcaacctcaccctcaccctcaacctcaccctcacctgcACTCATGACTACCCAAAGAG GTTCTTCCTCCAAAGAAT GTCAATACAGTATCAATGCAATATATCAGGAAAATACAAAGCAATATGAAGTGAATGTTAAAGTGGAAAATAAAGTGCAAAATCAAAACTACTCTGTGATACTAAAGAACAGTTCTGGTGGGACCATTCAAGAAATGATTTTCAATGGGACTGTTTACAATATACCATTTAGTATATTGAAGCCTTGCGAAACATATACTGTCAGTTTGGACCATAACTGTACAGCACCGGATAAGAACAACACGATCCTGACCAAACCCTGGA TTGCAGAGCTGCCTGTTGTCAATTTTACCAGAAACATAGAATCCAAGTTTAAGTGGACAAACAAGCCTGAAGAATGCAGTGAAACGGCCACGTTCAGATGCACCTTCAACG aaaaCAATGAATTTAATGAAAATCAAACTGTTTATTTGGAGCCTTACCGTAATGACACATGTACTGTGATGTACCCTTCTGGGAATTTCACCCGGAATTTTTCAGTTAGTTTTACATGTG ATTTGAACAAAAGTGAAGCGAACGTGACAGTAAATAACAAAAGTATTGATGTACAATGGAATTTAACAAGCTCAAATTGTGACAATACAAAGTTTACCTATACTGTTACATGTGAAACATCCACACAAAATAAAG TAGTCCATAAAACATGCTCTGAAGAGATCCACTCTAAGAAGCTTTGTACTGTCGAAGGACTGACATACGATGACAAATACAAATGCAAATTCAAGGCAATGTATGATGACAGGAAAATAAATTATGAGCATGAAAAGGAAATTAAAACACCGTCTGGAC agCCTAAAATTCATGGATTACAAACAAAGAATCTGGATGACAATAATGCCTTTCAAGTGACATTTTCCATTGAATGGAATGGGAAACCAAGGGAATGCTGTCTTAAGCTCAACATAGACAAGCCGATATGTAATGATACAAAGATTAATAATTGTTCCTTCAATTTAATGAACCTCTACTACTTTACAAACTATACAATTACG GTCTATGCTAAAAATGCCGGAAATATTACAAGTGTTTCTGTTTTTACAAGCCATTCAACTAGAT ACAATTATAATGCTGTTTTTGGATTCCTGGTCATCCTCATTATTATCACATCTCTTGCCCTCCTGTTCGTCATGTACAAAATCTTTAATCTTCAGAGGAGGCAGTCAAG AGAAGTTTATGAGACGGATCACCTTCTTCCTCTAG AAAACCTGCTCCATGTGGAACCCATCAGTGGTGACGCTCTGGTGGAGACTTACAGGAAGAAGATCGCTGATGAAGGACGCTTGTTCATGGAGGAGTTCCAG AGCATTCCACGAATCTTCTCAAATTACACCGTCAAAGAGGCCAAGAAAGCAGAGAACCAAACAAAGAACCGCTATGTGGACATTCTCCCCT ATGACTATAATCGCGTCTCCCTCTCTAGTGGAGGAAAACATGACTACATTAATGCCAGTTTTATTGAG GGTTACAAGGAGTCCAACAAGTACATAGCGGCCCAGG GTCCCAAGGAGGAGACAGTGGAAGATTTTTGGAGAATGGTTTGGGAGCAAAAGTCATCTATCATCGTCATGGTTACCCGCTGCGAGGAAGGGAACAAG AACAAATGTGCTCAGTACTGGCCATCGATGGAGAGGGAAACGGAGATTTTTGAAGACTTTGTTGTGAAGATCAAGCTCGAGGAAAAGTGCCCGGACTACATCATACGACAACTCAGCCTGATGAAT CGTAAAGAGAAGACAGCAGAGCGTGATGTCACACATATCCAGTTCATGAGCTGGCCCGACCACGGCGTGCCCGGCGACCCCGGTCTGCTGCTCAAACTGCGCCGGAGGGTCAACTCCTTCAAAAACATCTTCAGTGGCCCCATCGTTGTCCACTGCAG TGCCGGGGTGGGCCGCACCGGCACCTACATCGGCATCGACGCCATGATAGAGAGTCTGGAGTCCGAGGGCCGTGTGGATATCTACGGCTACGTGGCCAAACTGCGTCGCCAGAGGTGCCTCATGGTTCAAGTGGAG GCACAGTACGTCCTCATCCACACTGCGCTGATCGAGTACAACCAGTTTGGTGAGACGGAGATCCCACTGACTGACTTTCATTCAGCGGTCCACACTCTGAAACAGAAGGAAGGCAACGAGCCCAGTCTGCTGGAACTAGAGTATCAT AAACTGCCGAGGTTTAAACACTGGAGGTTATCAAACACAGCAGGCTCTGAGGAGAACAAGAAGAAGAATCGTTCCTCTATCGTTCCAT ATGACTACAACAGAGTGCTGGTGAAACTGGAGGAAGAAGATAGCCGGAACAGCGATGGCGATGATGAGGAGGAATATTCCTCCGACGAAGATGACGAAACGACCACCAAATACATCAATGCCTCTTACGTGGAT GGCTACTGGTGTCCAAAGAGCCTCATCACTGCGCAGGGCCCTCTGGACAATACAGTCGAGGACTTCCTGCGGATGCTCCACCAGAAACAGGTTCCAGCTGTGGTCATGCTCTCAGACTGCACGGAAAACGACAAG GAGTTCTGCATTCAGTACTGGGCGGAGGAGAAGAGATCGtttggagagatggaggtggaggtcaaAGAGACTGAAAGTACGCCTACATACATCAGACGTCATCTACAGATACGGAACACAAAG GGCAAAGAGAGTCTCATGACAGAGCAGTACCACTTCCTGAAATGGGCGGGGCATGAGCTACCAGCCAACCCTCTCGACTTGATTGACATGATGAGGAGCATTAGGCTGAAAGTTGGTCCTGGCAACAACGCAAACGCCCCCATTGTGGTTCACTGCAA TGACGGTTCCTCGCGTTCTGGAATCTTCTGCACACTGTGGAAGCTTCTGGACAGTGCGGACACGGAGAAGCTGGTGGACGTCTTTCAGATGGCGAAATCCATGCGCAAGGAACGTCTGGGCATGTTCACCACGCTG GAGCAGTACCAGTTCCTCTATGAAGCTCTCCAGGCAGCTTTCCCTGTGCAGAACGGCGAGGTGAAGAAGACCATACCCTCTCATGACACTGTGCAGGTCATCAATGAAGAGAATGGTACTACCAATGCAGGCCAGAAGGAGGCAGCAAAGAGCCAGACTCCTGAGAACCAAGCAGTCGCTCCTCCTGAGAACCAAGCTGTTACTCCTCCTGAGAACCAGGCTGTTACTCCTCCTGAGAACCAGGCAGTTACTCCTCCTGAGAACCAGGCAGTTACTCCTCCTGAGAACCAGGCAGTTGAGAAACCAGACACTGCCTCACCATCGTCTGAAGAGGGCAGCAGTGAATCAAGCTCCGTACCAGAGAAAGCCCCCAGTGAAAGTACCACCAATGGCCCCTCTGTTAATGTAGACATATAA
- the ptprc gene encoding receptor-type tyrosine-protein phosphatase C isoform X1 — protein sequence MILLVIDTIATKLSPLTTSQHTVVSMDKSGNQTTSFTPSNTLQSLRTSTNMSVSPGDPSSTAPASTHPPSNSTPNIPAGTGDPSSTAPASTHPPSNSTPNTPVGTGDPSSTAPASTHPPSNSTPNIPAGTGDPSSTAPASTHPPSNSTPNTPVGTDTIATNLSPLTTSQHTVVSMDKTGNQTTSFTPSNTLQSLRTSTNMSVSPGDPSSTAPASTHPPSNSTPNTPVGTGDSLTTHPATTTPAPASTHPPSNSTPNTPVGTGDSLTTHPATTTPAPASTHPPSNSTPNTPVGTDTIATNLSPLTTSQHTVVSMDKTGNQTTSFTPSNTLQSLRTSTNMSVSPGDPSSTAPASTHPPSNSTPNIPAGTGDPSSTAPASTHPPSNSTPNTPVGTGDSLTTHPATTTPAPASTHPPSNSTPNTPVGTDNNTDTTSPLNSSHQHSQSTHETTIQTQPSQSPQLAAIHVPTDITSNKTSATTQPPSNSTLNTPASTETTDSSCNTVKINPTLPTHMPATKGNKEPSPANIDPVILSTPSTSPSTSHSTSTSTATSHSTSTATSPSTSTSTATSHSTSPSTATSPSTATSPSTAISPSTAISPSTATSPSPSTSPSTTTSTSPSLSTSPSTATSPSPSTSPSPALMTTQRGSSSKECQYSINAIYQENTKQYEVNVKVENKVQNQNYSVILKNSSGGTIQEMIFNGTVYNIPFSILKPCETYTVSLDHNCTAPDKNNTILTKPWIAELPVVNFTRNIESKFKWTNKPEECSETATFRCTFNENNEFNENQTVYLEPYRNDTCTVMYPSGNFTRNFSVSFTCDLNKSEANVTVNNKSIDVQWNLTSSNCDNTKFTYTVTCETSTQNKVVHKTCSEEIHSKKLCTVEGLTYDDKYKCKFKAMYDDRKINYEHEKEIKTPSGQPKIHGLQTKNLDDNNAFQVTFSIEWNGKPRECCLKLNIDKPICNDTKINNCSFNLMNLYYFTNYTITVYAKNAGNITSVSVFTSHSTRYNYNAVFGFLVILIIITSLALLFVMYKIFNLQRRQSREVYETDHLLPLENLLHVEPISGDALVETYRKKIADEGRLFMEEFQSIPRIFSNYTVKEAKKAENQTKNRYVDILPYDYNRVSLSSGGKHDYINASFIEGYKESNKYIAAQGPKEETVEDFWRMVWEQKSSIIVMVTRCEEGNKNKCAQYWPSMERETEIFEDFVVKIKLEEKCPDYIIRQLSLMNRKEKTAERDVTHIQFMSWPDHGVPGDPGLLLKLRRRVNSFKNIFSGPIVVHCSAGVGRTGTYIGIDAMIESLESEGRVDIYGYVAKLRRQRCLMVQVEAQYVLIHTALIEYNQFGETEIPLTDFHSAVHTLKQKEGNEPSLLELEYHKLPRFKHWRLSNTAGSEENKKKNRSSIVPYDYNRVLVKLEEEDSRNSDGDDEEEYSSDEDDETTTKYINASYVDGYWCPKSLITAQGPLDNTVEDFLRMLHQKQVPAVVMLSDCTENDKEFCIQYWAEEKRSFGEMEVEVKETESTPTYIRRHLQIRNTKGKESLMTEQYHFLKWAGHELPANPLDLIDMMRSIRLKVGPGNNANAPIVVHCNDGSSRSGIFCTLWKLLDSADTEKLVDVFQMAKSMRKERLGMFTTLEQYQFLYEALQAAFPVQNGEVKKTIPSHDTVQVINEENGTTNAGQKEAAKSQTPENQAVAPPENQAVTPPENQAVTPPENQAVTPPENQAVTPPENQAVEKPDTASPSSEEGSSESSSVPEKAPSESTTNGPSVNVDI from the exons ATGATTCTTCTGGTCATAGACACAATTGCAACCAAACTTTctccactcaccacctcacaaCACACAGTTGTATCCATGGATAAATCAGGAAATCAGACTACATCCTTTACTCCATCTAATACCTTACAATCACTGCGTACATCAACAAACATGAGTGTTTCACCTg GTGACCCCTCAAGTACGGCCCCTGCttccacacatccaccctcaaacaGCACTCCCAACATCCCTGCCGGTACAG GTGACCCCTCAAGTACGGCCCCTGCttccacacatccaccctcaaacaGCACTCCCAACACCCCTGTCGGTACAG GTGACCCCTCAAGTACGGCCCCTGCttccacacatccaccctcaaacaGCACTCCCAACATCCCTGCCGGTACAG GTGACCCCTCAAGTACGGCCCCTGCttccacacatccaccctcaaacaGCACTCCCAACACCCCTGTCGGTACAG ACACAATTGCAACCAACCTTTctccactcaccacctcacaaCACACAGTTGTATCCATGGATAAAACAGGAAATCAGACTACATCCTTTACTCCATCTAATACCTTACAATCACTGCGTACATCAACAAACATGAGTGTTTCACCTg GTGACCCCTCAAGTACGGCCCCTGCttccacacatccaccctcaaacaGCACTCCCAACACCCCTGTCGGTACAG GTGACTCCTTAACCACACATCCTGCTACCACTACTCCTGCCCCTGCttccacacatccaccctcaaacaGCACTCCCAACACCCCTGTCGGTACAG GTGACTCCTTAACCACACATCCTGCTACCACTACTCCTGCCCCTGCttccacacatccaccctcaaacaGCACTCCCAACACCCCTGTCGGTACAG ACACAATTGCAACCAACCTTTctccactcaccacctcacaaCACACAGTTGTATCCATGGATAAAACAGGAAATCAGACTACATCCTTTACTCCATCTAATACCTTACAATCACTGCGTACATCAACAAACATGAGTGTTTCACCTg GTGACCCCTCAAGTACGGCCCCTGCttccacacatccaccctcaaacaGCACTCCCAACATCCCTGCCGGTACAG GTGACCCCTCAAGTACGGCCCCTGCttccacacatccaccctcaaacaGCACTCCCAACACCCCTGTCGGTACAG GTGACTCCTTAACCACACATCCTGCTACCACTACTCCTGCCCCTGCttccacacatccaccctcaaacaGCACTCCCAACACCCCTGTCGGTACAG ACAACAATACAGACACCACTTCTCCACTCAACTCCTCACACCAACACTCACAAAGCACTCATGAAACAACAATCCAGACTCAACCCTCACAATCACCGCAATTAGCAGCCATACATGTCCCTACAG ATATCACCTCAAACAAGACCTCTGCTACCACACAGCCACCCTCAAACAGCACTCTCAACACCCCTGCCAGTACAG AGACCACTGACTCCTCATGCAACACAGTCAAAATTAACCCCACCTtacccacacacatgcctgcCACAAAAGGTAACAAAG AGCCCTCACCCGCAAACATTGACCCAGTGATCCTTAGCACACCCTCAACCTCACCCTCAACCTCACACTCAACCTCAACCTCAACCGCAACCTCACACTCAACCTCAACCGCAACCTCACCCTCAACCTCAACCTCAACCGCAACCTCACACTCAACCTCACCCTCAACCGCAACCTCACCCTCAACCGCAACCTCACCCTCAACCGCAATCTCACCCTCAACCGCAATCTCACCCTCAACCgcaacctcaccctcaccctcaacctcaccctcaaccacaacctcaacctcaccctcactctcaacctcaccctcaactgcaacctcaccctcaccctcaacctcaccctcacctgcACTCATGACTACCCAAAGAG GTTCTTCCTCCAAAGAAT GTCAATACAGTATCAATGCAATATATCAGGAAAATACAAAGCAATATGAAGTGAATGTTAAAGTGGAAAATAAAGTGCAAAATCAAAACTACTCTGTGATACTAAAGAACAGTTCTGGTGGGACCATTCAAGAAATGATTTTCAATGGGACTGTTTACAATATACCATTTAGTATATTGAAGCCTTGCGAAACATATACTGTCAGTTTGGACCATAACTGTACAGCACCGGATAAGAACAACACGATCCTGACCAAACCCTGGA TTGCAGAGCTGCCTGTTGTCAATTTTACCAGAAACATAGAATCCAAGTTTAAGTGGACAAACAAGCCTGAAGAATGCAGTGAAACGGCCACGTTCAGATGCACCTTCAACG aaaaCAATGAATTTAATGAAAATCAAACTGTTTATTTGGAGCCTTACCGTAATGACACATGTACTGTGATGTACCCTTCTGGGAATTTCACCCGGAATTTTTCAGTTAGTTTTACATGTG ATTTGAACAAAAGTGAAGCGAACGTGACAGTAAATAACAAAAGTATTGATGTACAATGGAATTTAACAAGCTCAAATTGTGACAATACAAAGTTTACCTATACTGTTACATGTGAAACATCCACACAAAATAAAG TAGTCCATAAAACATGCTCTGAAGAGATCCACTCTAAGAAGCTTTGTACTGTCGAAGGACTGACATACGATGACAAATACAAATGCAAATTCAAGGCAATGTATGATGACAGGAAAATAAATTATGAGCATGAAAAGGAAATTAAAACACCGTCTGGAC agCCTAAAATTCATGGATTACAAACAAAGAATCTGGATGACAATAATGCCTTTCAAGTGACATTTTCCATTGAATGGAATGGGAAACCAAGGGAATGCTGTCTTAAGCTCAACATAGACAAGCCGATATGTAATGATACAAAGATTAATAATTGTTCCTTCAATTTAATGAACCTCTACTACTTTACAAACTATACAATTACG GTCTATGCTAAAAATGCCGGAAATATTACAAGTGTTTCTGTTTTTACAAGCCATTCAACTAGAT ACAATTATAATGCTGTTTTTGGATTCCTGGTCATCCTCATTATTATCACATCTCTTGCCCTCCTGTTCGTCATGTACAAAATCTTTAATCTTCAGAGGAGGCAGTCAAG AGAAGTTTATGAGACGGATCACCTTCTTCCTCTAG AAAACCTGCTCCATGTGGAACCCATCAGTGGTGACGCTCTGGTGGAGACTTACAGGAAGAAGATCGCTGATGAAGGACGCTTGTTCATGGAGGAGTTCCAG AGCATTCCACGAATCTTCTCAAATTACACCGTCAAAGAGGCCAAGAAAGCAGAGAACCAAACAAAGAACCGCTATGTGGACATTCTCCCCT ATGACTATAATCGCGTCTCCCTCTCTAGTGGAGGAAAACATGACTACATTAATGCCAGTTTTATTGAG GGTTACAAGGAGTCCAACAAGTACATAGCGGCCCAGG GTCCCAAGGAGGAGACAGTGGAAGATTTTTGGAGAATGGTTTGGGAGCAAAAGTCATCTATCATCGTCATGGTTACCCGCTGCGAGGAAGGGAACAAG AACAAATGTGCTCAGTACTGGCCATCGATGGAGAGGGAAACGGAGATTTTTGAAGACTTTGTTGTGAAGATCAAGCTCGAGGAAAAGTGCCCGGACTACATCATACGACAACTCAGCCTGATGAAT CGTAAAGAGAAGACAGCAGAGCGTGATGTCACACATATCCAGTTCATGAGCTGGCCCGACCACGGCGTGCCCGGCGACCCCGGTCTGCTGCTCAAACTGCGCCGGAGGGTCAACTCCTTCAAAAACATCTTCAGTGGCCCCATCGTTGTCCACTGCAG TGCCGGGGTGGGCCGCACCGGCACCTACATCGGCATCGACGCCATGATAGAGAGTCTGGAGTCCGAGGGCCGTGTGGATATCTACGGCTACGTGGCCAAACTGCGTCGCCAGAGGTGCCTCATGGTTCAAGTGGAG GCACAGTACGTCCTCATCCACACTGCGCTGATCGAGTACAACCAGTTTGGTGAGACGGAGATCCCACTGACTGACTTTCATTCAGCGGTCCACACTCTGAAACAGAAGGAAGGCAACGAGCCCAGTCTGCTGGAACTAGAGTATCAT AAACTGCCGAGGTTTAAACACTGGAGGTTATCAAACACAGCAGGCTCTGAGGAGAACAAGAAGAAGAATCGTTCCTCTATCGTTCCAT ATGACTACAACAGAGTGCTGGTGAAACTGGAGGAAGAAGATAGCCGGAACAGCGATGGCGATGATGAGGAGGAATATTCCTCCGACGAAGATGACGAAACGACCACCAAATACATCAATGCCTCTTACGTGGAT GGCTACTGGTGTCCAAAGAGCCTCATCACTGCGCAGGGCCCTCTGGACAATACAGTCGAGGACTTCCTGCGGATGCTCCACCAGAAACAGGTTCCAGCTGTGGTCATGCTCTCAGACTGCACGGAAAACGACAAG GAGTTCTGCATTCAGTACTGGGCGGAGGAGAAGAGATCGtttggagagatggaggtggaggtcaaAGAGACTGAAAGTACGCCTACATACATCAGACGTCATCTACAGATACGGAACACAAAG GGCAAAGAGAGTCTCATGACAGAGCAGTACCACTTCCTGAAATGGGCGGGGCATGAGCTACCAGCCAACCCTCTCGACTTGATTGACATGATGAGGAGCATTAGGCTGAAAGTTGGTCCTGGCAACAACGCAAACGCCCCCATTGTGGTTCACTGCAA TGACGGTTCCTCGCGTTCTGGAATCTTCTGCACACTGTGGAAGCTTCTGGACAGTGCGGACACGGAGAAGCTGGTGGACGTCTTTCAGATGGCGAAATCCATGCGCAAGGAACGTCTGGGCATGTTCACCACGCTG GAGCAGTACCAGTTCCTCTATGAAGCTCTCCAGGCAGCTTTCCCTGTGCAGAACGGCGAGGTGAAGAAGACCATACCCTCTCATGACACTGTGCAGGTCATCAATGAAGAGAATGGTACTACCAATGCAGGCCAGAAGGAGGCAGCAAAGAGCCAGACTCCTGAGAACCAAGCAGTCGCTCCTCCTGAGAACCAAGCTGTTACTCCTCCTGAGAACCAGGCTGTTACTCCTCCTGAGAACCAGGCAGTTACTCCTCCTGAGAACCAGGCAGTTACTCCTCCTGAGAACCAGGCAGTTGAGAAACCAGACACTGCCTCACCATCGTCTGAAGAGGGCAGCAGTGAATCAAGCTCCGTACCAGAGAAAGCCCCCAGTGAAAGTACCACCAATGGCCCCTCTGTTAATGTAGACATATAA